The proteins below come from a single Triticum aestivum cultivar Chinese Spring chromosome 5D, IWGSC CS RefSeq v2.1, whole genome shotgun sequence genomic window:
- the LOC123123853 gene encoding U2 small nuclear ribonucleoprotein A': MVRLNADLIWKSPHFFNAIKERELDLRGNKIAIIENIGATEDQFDTIDLSDNEIVKLENFPFMNRLGTLLINNNRITRINPNLGEFLPKMHTLVLTNNRLTSLAEIDPLASLPKLQFLSLLDNTVTKQPDYRLYVIHKLKHLRLLDFKKVKQQERADAAQKFHSKEAEEAAKKVAAKAYTPVVMDAQGTTKDQGPKVVAPTPAQITAIKAAIINSQTLDEVTRLEKALSTGQVPAEFALPKPDTNMAEASEEAEAEKMETDGQDQEEDGADEQKQADESTPIQED; the protein is encoded by the exons atggtgaGGCTCAACGCCGACCTGATATGGAAGAGCCCGCACTTCTTCAACGCCATCAAGGAGCGCGAGCTCGACCTCCGAG GCAACAAGATCGCCATCATCGAGAACATCGGCGCCACCGAG GACCAGTTTGACACGATTGACTTGTCAGACAACGAGATTGTCAAGCTTGAGAACTTCCCTTTCATGAATCGCCTTGGCACTCTGTTAATCAACAACAACAGAATTACACGTATCAATCCGAACCTTGGTG AGTTTTTACCCAAGATGCATACTTTGGTGCTGACGAACAATCGCCTCACAAGTCTTGCGGAGATTGACCCCCTGGCCTCTCTTCCAAAGCTGCAATTTCTCAGCTTACTGGATAATACCGTAACTAAGCAACCAGATTACCGGTTATATGTGATCCACAAACTGAAGCATCTGCGTTTGCTGGACTTCAAGAAAGTGAAACAACAG GAGAGAGCTGACGCAGCACAAAAGTTCCACTCAAAGGAGGCAGAGGAGGCGGCAAAGAAGGTTGCTGCCAAAGCTTATACTCCAGTAGTGATGGATGCTCAAGGTACCACAAAAGACCAGGGCCCTAAAGTAGTCGCTCCAACGCCTGCACAAATCACAGCTATCAAG GCTGCTATCATTAACTCGCAGACGCTTGACGAAGTTACAAGGCTTGAGAAG GCGCTGAGCACTGGCCAAGTTCCTGCTGAGTTTGCGCTCCCCAAGCCTGACACCAACATGGCTGAGGCGTCAGAGGAAGCTGAAGCTGAGAAGATGGAGACAGATGGTCAGGACCAGGAGGAGGATGGGGCTGATGAGCAGAAGCAAGCAGATGAAAGCACCCCAATTCAGGAG GATTGA